One window from the genome of Diospyros lotus cultivar Yz01 chromosome 11, ASM1463336v1, whole genome shotgun sequence encodes:
- the LOC127812915 gene encoding uncharacterized protein At4g33100: MGGGGINKREKRGSSPSSTSPCAELRDAYHNCFNRWYSEKFVKGHWNKQECLSEWQKYRDCLSQHLEDKHLSRFLETDGVADLTDQADSQNPNAAFK; this comes from the exons ATGGGAGGAGGAGGGATCaacaagagggagaaaagaGGTTCTTCACCATCGTCCACATCGCCCTGTGCCGAGCTTAGAGACGCTTACCACAACTGCTTCAACAG GTGGTATTCGGAGAAGTTTGTGAAGGGTCACTGGAATAAACAGGAGTGCCTTTCCGAGTGGCAGAAATACAGAGATTGCCTCTCG CAACATTTGGAAGATAAGCATCTGAGCCGGTTCTTAGAGACCGATGGTGTTGCTGATTTGACTGATCAGGCTGATTCTCAAAATCCCAATGCTGCCTTCAAATGA